ATTTCAGAGTATCGCAAGTAGATGCAGACAGAAGCTTAACAGCAGAAATTTCCATTATCAACACCAGATGTATTCATCTGGTGTTTTTATCTTTCTGAAAAAAATGAAATTTTCTACTTGACAAGTGAGCGTTCACTCACTATAATAGTCTCATGATTAAAAAGTGAGTAAACACTCACCTGAGAGGATGCATATGAAAACATTGCTACATTTACAAGATTTACAAAAATCTTTTGGTCAACAATTGGTGTTAAACCACGTTGGTTTTGAATTACAGTCTGGGGAAATCATTGGTCTAATCGGTCCTTCTGGTGCTGGTAAATCAACCATGATAAAAACCATGTTAGGAATGGAAAAGGCAGATAGCGGTATCGCTTTAGTCTTAGACCACACCATGCCCAATCGTCATATTCTGGGAGATATTGGCTATATGGCCCAGTCTGATGCTTTATATGAGGCTTTGTCAGGACAAGAAAATTTGGAATTTTTCGGTCAGCTAAAAGGCCTTTCCAAAAAAGACTTAAAGGATGAAATTGCCCATGTGGCTCAGGTGGTAGATTTAACAGAGCACTTAAATAAGGCTGTGTCTGGTTATTCCGGAGGCATGAAACGACGCTTGTCGCTGGCGATTGCGCTTTTAGGAAATCCTCAACTCCTGATTTTGGACGAACCGACAGTTGGAATCGACCCTTCTCTTCGAAAGAAAATCTGGAAGGAATTAATTACTCTTAGAGACAAGGGTGTAGGAATTTTGGTTACCACCCATGTCATGGATGAGGCAGAGCTGACAGATAAGGTTGGCCTCTTGTTAGGTGGAAACATCATTGCCTTTGATACACCAAAAAATCTCAAGGAAAGTTATGGTGTTTCAAGTATTGAAGAAGTCTTTTTGAAAGCGGAAGGAGAATAAGATGAGAACCCTTGCCATTGCAAAAAAAGTTATCAAAGAATTGCTTCGTGACAAACGAACCCTTGCCATGATGTTTGTGGCTCCAGTCTTTATCATGTGGTTGATGAACCTCATGTTTTCGGCTAGTACAACCGTGAACATCAAGCTAGCAACGCAGGATCTACCAACTAGTTTGGTAAAGAAAATGGATGATCTGGACCATGTCAATGTGAAAACATACAAAGACATGGAGCAAGCCAAAGAAGACTTGGCTGATGAGAAAGTCGACGCCGTCATTTCTTATAAAGACGGGGAGTATCAGGTAGATTATGCCAATACAGATGCTTCGAAAACTGCTATGACCCGTCAAGTATTGCGGACCAGTATCGCCAGTGAAGGCACCAATCAACTATTAACTCGTGTTAAACAGGCCCTTCCTCAATTGAAACTCGATGCAAAATCACCAGAAATTAAGGAATCTTATGAGTATGGGAATGAAGATACAGGTTTCTTTGCCAAAATGATTCCAGTCTTGATTGGATTTGTCGTCTTCTTCTTTGTCTTCTTGATTTCAGGGATGGCGCTGTTGAAAGAACGCACCAGCGGGACCCTAGATCGCTTATTAGCCACTCCGGTCAAACGTTCTGAAATCGTCTATGGTTACATGATGTCTTATGGAATCATAGCTATTCTTCAAACGGCAGTTGTTGTTTTAGCAGCTATTTGGTTGTTGAATATTGAAGTTGTCGGAAGTTTATTAAATGTTATAATAGTTAATGTGGTATTGGCTCTTGTAGCACTCGCCTTCGGAATTCTCTTGTCCACCTTGGCCAAATCAGAATTTCAAATGATGCAATTTATTCCTCTTGTGATTATGCCGCAGCTCTTTTTCTCAGGAATCATTCCTCTTGGTTCAATGGGAGAGTGGGCAAAAACAATTGGGAAATTCTTGCCTTTGACCTACTCAGGTGATGCCATGAGTCAGATTATTCTTTACGGACGTAACCTTGGGGATATTTTGCCAAATATCGGTGTTTTACTGCTTTTCCTTGTCGCTTTGACAATGCTGAATATTGTCGGATTGCGTCGGTATCGTAAGGTATAAAAATAAAAAGGATGTGAGGATGGACATGAACGAGAGTATTTTTGAGCCGTTTGAAGCTTATCTAGAGGGAGCAGACTATCCCAAAGGAAAGAAGAAAATTATGCAGGCAGCCGTCGATTTGATCTCGACCAAGGGTTATAATGGGACTTCAACTCTTCAAATTGCGGAGCATGCCGGGCTTAGCCAAGCCACACTCTTCAAGTATTTCCAGACCAAAGATGAGTTGCTGACGGCTATTTTACATCCGATCCTTCCTAGTCTTCTGGGAAATTTTCTGGATCAACTCTTAAATTTTCAAACAACAGAGGAAAAAATTCACTATTTCGTTTATGACCGAATGAACTACCTCAAAACCAATCAAGCTCTCTTAAAAATCGTGTTACAGGAGATGTTTTCGAATGAAAAGATCAAGCAGGAGCAAGAACATATTTGGAGTTTCATTCAGGGTAGAATTGGTGACCTCCTTCAAGAACTGAAAGCGGACCCTCGCATCAATCCTGATCTGACTATTTCCCAATTCCTGCGTATTCTGATTGGCCCGCTGCTTGCCTATTTTGGTCAGCTCTATATTCTTAGAACTAATGGGCAAGTGACCGATGAAGATCTTTCCTTGGTCGAAAAGCAAATCTTAGGTGGCTTGTGGAAATAGGGGGATCTGATAGAAACAAACCAAAAAACCATATTCCATTTCAATGGGAATATGGTTTTTTACAACTTTTATTTCAAATTCGACATCACTTGTTTCTTGGTGAAGGTGCGCTCTTGTTTATTAGCTAAGGCCTTAATGCGCGCATCAAGGAGAATAGCGCGACCTTCGGCACTTCGGGTATAGACGAGGTCATACTTACCTAGGCTCTTTCGGATTTGCTCCACAAAGGCTTGGGCATCCTCTTTCCGTTTGTCAAAGAGGCTTGGTACAGCGAAATATTCTGTTTGATCGGATACCTTTTCCTGTGCTTTCAGGATATAGCGCTGATTTTCAATCGGTGCGAAGAATTCGATCATGGTTTGCGAGAAGAGTTCCTTCTCCCGCATGGTTCCGCCCTTCAAATAGATCAGCGTGTTGATGGCATCCTTTCTGTCTCGTACGACTTGGATGCGGGTTTCTTGGGTCTGGATCTGGCCAGAAAGGAGTAGGGCTTGGTGAATAGCCTGGCCGAAGACTTCTAACCGTTTATAAGGGCTCTTATAGAGATAGTAGCGCAGCCAAGCAAGGAGAGCGAGAACAGCTAAAACGAATAGAAGAATTAGAGACGCTTTATTCCCTCCGCCTCTATGTGAATAGTAAAAAAGGTTGGCGACAGAATCGGTCAAAGCTGCGGCCGTCAGCCAACGAGCTAGCTTTCTGGCGTCAAAAAATAGGGCCAGGGGCAGGAAGTGTTTATCCACTTGTACCTCGTTAGCAATCTCCATATTCTCCAGAATCGGCAGGGCTTTTTGCCAGCCGTCTCGGAGTTCTTGACGATGGGTGGAGCGCTCTAAGGTTTCTTCATTGAGTTTTTGCAACTGTTTTTTGGTATAGCGGATATTGTCAAAGGCTAGACGTTCAATGCCAGATTCGATGAAGGGCCCCTTGTAATGGAGACCTAAAAATTGCTTCATCCGTCTTTCTAAGAGCTCCAGATCAGGACTGTATTCTTTCAACTGATCAGTGATGGCTTCGATCTCTTCCTTTTCAAGATCGGACTTTTCATACCATTTCTTTAGGGAAAGATTAATGGAGACCAGGTGCCAGATGTTACTAGTTTTGTCTGGATCCTCAGGCCACACTCGGATGGCACGGCCTCGCATTTGGTTGCTGAGCATGAAACTACCGACAAAGCTCGCTAGGATTAGGGAATTAACGCAAGGAGCATCCCAGCCTTCTCCTAGAAGGGATTTGGTTCCAATGACAACCTGGATGAGCCCTTCTTGAAAGAGCTGGGTCACAGCTGTCACCAAATCATGTTGAGAACCAACCAAGCGAACCTTGAGAAAGTCATCAGGAGATAATTGGCCGACGTTTTGGTAAGTCAGTCGATTCCCTCCAAGTAGCTCTTCTAGTCTTGGCTTAGCAACCGTCGGGATGATGACGATGCTACCTGTTAAGACAGCGATGGCAGGAGGAGTAGTTAGCTCTAAGCTTTCCCTGCGAATGGATTCAAAATAGGAGAGAACTCCCAACTGAGTGAATTGGGCGTCCTTATCTCCGAGATGAACTTCAAAGTCTTGGCGGATATAGTCTGTTAGGACCAGTTGGCGCAGTCGGCTACCAAGAGCCTGGTATTCGGCCTTGAAAATCTCTCGAACCGCATTGAGTTTTCCGAGGGATTGGTTGAGCAGAAGGTCTTGTTTTTTGTTGCGGACCAGTTTGACTTGTTTTCGATCGATCAAGCTGGCTGCTTTTAATTCATGAAGTAGTTGCTTTTCGTATTCCTCAGGTAGATTGTACCAGTGAGGCACCTGAAAGAGCAGGCCTTGCAGGAGAATTTCAAGCCAGTCCAGGGTGAAAGCAGGTAGTTTCTTAGCTCCTAAAAGATCCTGGAAACGTTTGGGGAAGTCGATTCCTTTGCTTCGAAGAAAGATCAGGGTAGCAGAGAGATACTTGGGATCATTGAGCAATTCATCATCGCTGATCTGCCCCGATAAGGCTTGGCAGTTTTGGAGGTATTGGCAAAAGAGGGGATCGGAAGTCAGTTGTTGCAAGAGAGCATTCTTTTGTTGGCTAAAAGCATCCAACTGCTCTTGCTCTTCCTTGGTTGGAAAGGCAAAGTAGACATAGTCTTGGTGAGGACAAAGGGTGTCTTCCTTGACCAATTCGGGAACCGTAATTTCCTCATCGATCTCACCACACATACGGATATAGCGATCCCAAAGGGCAGGATCCCCTTCATAGGGCGGGGTGGCGGTAAGGGAGATCATCTTTAAGTCTGGGAAGGCCTGACGAAAGGCTTCCAAACTCTTCCACCATTCATTGCGCAGGTGATGACACTCATCTAAACAAAGGGTCCCAAGTGAGATGGCTTTGAAAGTAGTAAAGATATCAAAGCCTTTGAAATCAAATGTTTCAATCTCTGCCTGGTCATCGGTATCCTCAGCTTGTGATTGACCGACGACTTGGTTCATGGCGCTGTGTAGGGCCTGATAGGTAGCCACAGTAATCAGCTTAGGATGTTTTAAGTCTTGCGAAATTAATTGCTCCGCTTGGCTTTCATCACTCAAGAATGCCTGGATAATCCGGTCCACCCATTGCTGACGAATGGTGACCGTAGGAGCTAAAATCAGGGTTGGCTGACCAAAGCGTCTGATAAATTCGATTCCCAGGGTTGTTTTTCCAGAGCCAGGAGCTGCTACCAAATGCAGGTGGCCATCCGCCATAAAAGCGTGACTCTTATCGAGAACGCGTTTTTGATAGTGTCTCCATTGGCCTGTAAAGGCTAGTTCTTGTAACATTGGTTTCCTCCCTTGTACTGTCCCCATTATATCATAGCGGAGGACAAGAATCTCTTGGTAGAAGTTGAAGATTTCCGCTTTCTAATGAAAATAGCAAAGGGGAAATTTTGAGTGATAAAAAGCCCAATCAACGGATTAGGCTTTTCATGTTAGTCTTTCTTTGTTTTACGAGAGAGGCCAAAGGCAGCACTCATGCTAAGAAGACCAAGGCCAAGAGTTGTCAAGGCAATTGAGGTCTTGCTTCCTGTATTTGGAAGACTTGCTTCTTTTTGAGGAAGAGCTGCAGGTGCGATATAGACTGCTGTTTTGGCAGGCTCGTTTTTAGCAGGTGTGAATACAGTCGGTTTCGCAGGGGTTACAACAGCCTGTTTTTGAGGGGTAGGGGTCGGTGTTGCAGGCGTTTGGATGCTAGGAGTTTGTGGTTTTACTTTCGCCACACGATGAGTTTTTGAGATCAACTCATACTTGTCTGTTTGGACTTTGAAGACACGACCTTTTTGGACAGTTTCAACGACTTTGTTGGCAAATTGAACGTTCAACAAGTCAGCAAAGTTTTTGTCGATATCTAAGTAGAGACCATTTGTTCCATTGACCAATGGATCAAAGTCTTTTTTCTCAGCTGTTTCACCAACCACTGTCAAAGAGATGCCAGCATCTTGAAGGGCCTTCAGTGTCGCTTCTTTGGTTGGTGTATCCTTTGTAAGATCAATGTCCTCGTCTGTAATCAAGAAAGCAAAGCGATGGTTGTTTGCCCCAGCCCCCCAGTTGTAGTCCCCTGAAGTAGCAATATGATGCAATGGAACAGTAGCATTTTCATAGTAGCCTTTAGTTTTGATGGTTTTCAAAGCAGAAATGAAACTTTCTGGATCACTTGTGAACTTAGATCCATTGAAATCATGGTATTTAACTTCACTAGCTCTTTCGTATTCAACCAATCCTAAACGAGCTTGAATATTTTTTGCCGATAGATTGCGAACGAAGGTCTCGACATTCTTCATCGTATCCCTGATGTGAGAATCCATTGAAGTTGATTTGTCGATGACAAAGACGATGTCTGATGTTGCTTGAACTTCTTTTTTATTGACCACATCTGCTTCTTTTGTCACTTCGACTACAGTTGTTTTGTTGACGGTTTCTGTTGTGGTCTCAGTGTAGTCAGCTGTTTCTTTGGTTGATGTAGCTGTCTTGGTAGAAGAGACTGGTTTTGAAGTGCCAACAGGTGTGTTTGGATCTGCTAAGCTAGTCGTTTTGATGGTTGCTGTTGAAGTAGTGGTGGTGTCTGCACCGTCTGTTTTAGCAGATGGGCCAGTTTTTTTGACGTCCACAGCGATGATATCCCCAGTTTTTGCTTTATCAGCAGGAACAACTGGTGTATTGGCTTTGGCGTTGATTTCTTCTGTTGCAGCCGTGATAGGTGATTTTGTGGCTGTAGTAGCTGCAGGAGCAGCTTGGGTTGTGCTAGGTGCAACGTCATCAGCTGAAGCAATAGTCGTTCCTGTGAAGACAGTTCCTAAAACAACGGATGCTAAAGTTAAAGTTTGTTTACGTGAAATAGTATATTTTTTCAAAATACGTCCCCTTTTTAATAAACTTTTTTCTATCATACAGGTTTTTGAAAAACTTGTCAACGGTATAATAATCAAGGCTTTTGCCGACTTTTATATCTCTAGTTATTGATAAAAAGCCGAACAAGAAAAATATTCACATAATAATTTAAATATACAAAACATGCAAAAGAAAATAGGATTCCCACAAATTTGCAGGAATCCTTATTTTATCGGCATTTCTACTCTATTTTTTAGTCGTAAAAAATACTAGCTAGTCACTTTTTTTATGTTTCTGCATTAGCACTAAGAACAAAGACTACGATTAGTTTAGTAATTTTTCAAAGAATTGGATGACCTCTGGTTTGAGATTACTTTCCTTCGGTTCAACTAGTGAAACGTAAAAACTAATCCGTTCACTTTCTGCCATCGGAATCGCGATCAGTTCTTCTTCACCATCTGTTAGTGCAAGATCTGCTAGTAAACTGATCCCCACTTGTTTACGAAGGAGTTGTTTTAGAAGCTGAATATCATCCGTCTGAAAGAAGGGTGTAGCCTCATGGTGATAGCGCTCATTCAACTGTTCAAAGGCTTTTAAATGAACAAAGTGTTCATCTGGAATGATAAAATCTTCATCGATGACGTCTGAAAATTGTAATACTTTTTTTGAGGCTAGTGGATGGTTGTGATGAAGGATATAAAAGAGATCTCGTTTGGCCATTTCTCTTACCTGGAAGCGATGATCTTTAATCGGTTCTAAACTCCCTAAAAAACTAGCATCTAGTTCTCCTTTGGAAAGCATTTCTAAAAGTTCAACAGATCCTTCTTGGACAGGATGGATACTTTGAAGAGCTGCAACATTACTGATAAAGGCGGGTTGTTTTCGGACAAGATAGTCAATGATGATTGGTGGGAACCCAACCGTATTGAATTGAGAGAGACTCCGGAGGATCTCTTTTTTGGCCCCTTGAATCTCAGGTAAGACCTTTTGAATATGTCGTAGCAAGATTTCTCCTTGGGGCGTTAATTTGAAAGTACGATGAGAAGGATCGTGCGCGATTAATGGGCAGTGAAATTCCTTTTCTAGTCGTTTAATCGCATAGGAAACGGATGGTTGACTGATCCCGTGTTTTTGGGCAACCCCAGTAAAGGATTGCTGTTGACTAAGATCAAGAAAATAATAAAAGTCCTTAAGATTCATTGGGCTCCCTCTTCTAAATAGACAGACATGGATAAGCAAAAATTATCCGTGATAGCTAATTTGACTATATGATTTTTTGTTTGTTACAATCTGAAGTGAGTCAGAGGGCAATTAAAGGCTATCTAAAAGATCTTCGAAAATCGTTAGGATCTTCTCCCTTTTTCCAACTGGAAGTTGCTTAATTTTCATATTTACTCTCTTAAGTGAAAGATTGTCGTTAGGATCTGAAGATGATTCAAGTGAATTAAAATTGAAGAATTCTTCAGGCGTTAACTCAAGAGCAGAAATGACTTTTTCAAGACTGTGAATGGTCAGATTCACGTTTTGATTTTCCAATTGATTGATGTATTTTAATCCAAGATCTGCCCGTTCCGATAGCTCCTCTTGACTCATGTTTTGTTTTTTTCGCAAATATTTGACCTTTTGCGCTATATACCGTTGTAAATAATGTTTTGTTTTCATGTAACCAGAATACAAGTTTTAAATGACAAAAATAACACCTTAAACAAAACAAAGTATCTTATAACAAACATATTTTAGATTTATTATCTATGGTTTTTATAGGTATTGATCATCATAAGTAGAAAAAAGAATACCTGAAAACAGTGGATCTTTTGATGAGAATAACCTTCTAAAAGGTGGAAAGGAACAGGCTTTTTTAAGAGATGACCGTGACTATCTAGGAAGTGATGGATAAACCTATTATTTTGTTATCTTTTGAAATCGCATCATTTTTGGTTGTATCGCCTGAACTTTCATTGACTGATTCATTCACATTGTATCATATATATAACAAAGTGTCATTTAATGCAAATAAGTGGTATAATAGAATAAACTAATAAGGAGGTCACATGATGACTGCACATGATATTTTAAACAACCCTTTCCTCAATAAAGGAACTGCCTTTACCTTGGAGGAACGTCAGCAACTAGGTCTCATTGGCCTTCTACCACCTTACGTTCAAACCATTGAAGAACAAGCAGCGCAAACTTATGCGCAAATGCAAACGAAGGTTAACGATTTGGAAAAACGTTTGTTCCTAATGGAAATTTTTAATACCAACCGTACCCTTTTCTATTACCTGTTTGCTCAACATTTGGAAGAATTTAATCCCATTGTCTATGATCCAACCATTGCCGATACCATTGAGGGTTATAGCGACCTCTTTGTTGATCCACAATATGCCGCCTATCTTGATATCAATCATCCTGAAAATATCGAAGCAACTTTGAAAAATGCAGCAGGGGACCGTGAAATTCGTCTTATTGTTGTGACAGATGCAGAAGGTATTCTTGGTATTGGAGACTGGGGAACAAATGGTGTCGATATTTCTGTTGGGAAACTGATGGTCTATACTGGAGCTGCAGGAATCGATCCTTCAACGGTGCTTCCTTTGGTCATTGATGCAGGTACCAACCGTGAAGAATTGCGTAACAATCCTAATTACTTGGGAAATCGTCACGAACGTGTACGTGGTGATCGTTACTATGATTTTATCGATCAATTTGTTCAAACTGCAGAACGCCTCTTCCCTAAACTCTACCTACACTGGGAAGATTTTGGTCGCTTAAATGCTGCCAACATCCTTGAAAAATATCGAAAACAAATCCCAACCTTTAACGATGATATCCAAGGAACTGGTATTGTAACCCTAGGTGGGATCTTTGGAGCATTGGATATTACAGGTGAAAAATTAACAGATCAAGTTTATCTCTGCTATGGTGGTGGAACTGCTGGTGCAGGGATTGCCTCTCGTGTGCTTCGCGAAATGGTTAGTGAAGGTCTGCCTGAAGAAGAAGCCTATAAACGTTTCTTTATGGTGGATAAACAAGGTCTCCTCTTTGATGACATGGATGACTTGACTCCACAACAAAAACCATTTGCTAAGAAACGTTCTGATTTTGCCAATGCAGATCAGTTGACGGACCTTCTTGAAGTGGTGAAGACGGTTAAGCCAACCATTCTTGTGGGAACTTCAACTCAGCCAAATACTTTCACAAAAGAAATTGTAGAAGCTATGTGTGAAAATACAGAACGTCCTATCATTTTCCCATTATCAAACCCAACCAAACTAGCTGAGGCAAGTGCCAAAGATTTGATCGAATGGTCAGACGGAAAAGCATTTGTTGCGACAGGAATTCCAGCTGGTACAGTTTCCTATAAAGGTGTGGACTATGTGATTGGTCAAGCGAACAACGCCCTGATTTACCCAGGTCTTGGACTTGGTATGCTGGCTTCTGAAGCGAGTCTGTTGACGGATGAAATGATTGGAGCAGCCGCACATTCATTGAGTGGTATTGTCAATCCAGGCGAACCAGGAGCACCAGTCTTACCTCCATTCAAGTATGTAGCTGATGTTTCTATCAAAGTAGCAGAAGCAGTTGCTAAAAAAGCGCAAGAACAAGGTCTTGCGCGTGCTCAAGAAACAGATATGGCTAAAGCGGTTCGTGATTTGAAATGGTATCCAGAATATAAATAAGTAAATTTAATGGAGGTGTACGAGTGCGACTGGATGCTTCGTACACC
The Streptococcus parasanguinis genome window above contains:
- a CDS encoding ABC transporter ATP-binding protein translates to MKTLLHLQDLQKSFGQQLVLNHVGFELQSGEIIGLIGPSGAGKSTMIKTMLGMEKADSGIALVLDHTMPNRHILGDIGYMAQSDALYEALSGQENLEFFGQLKGLSKKDLKDEIAHVAQVVDLTEHLNKAVSGYSGGMKRRLSLAIALLGNPQLLILDEPTVGIDPSLRKKIWKELITLRDKGVGILVTTHVMDEAELTDKVGLLLGGNIIAFDTPKNLKESYGVSSIEEVFLKAEGE
- a CDS encoding ABC transporter permease — its product is MRTLAIAKKVIKELLRDKRTLAMMFVAPVFIMWLMNLMFSASTTVNIKLATQDLPTSLVKKMDDLDHVNVKTYKDMEQAKEDLADEKVDAVISYKDGEYQVDYANTDASKTAMTRQVLRTSIASEGTNQLLTRVKQALPQLKLDAKSPEIKESYEYGNEDTGFFAKMIPVLIGFVVFFFVFLISGMALLKERTSGTLDRLLATPVKRSEIVYGYMMSYGIIAILQTAVVVLAAIWLLNIEVVGSLLNVIIVNVVLALVALAFGILLSTLAKSEFQMMQFIPLVIMPQLFFSGIIPLGSMGEWAKTIGKFLPLTYSGDAMSQIILYGRNLGDILPNIGVLLLFLVALTMLNIVGLRRYRKV
- a CDS encoding TetR/AcrR family transcriptional regulator produces the protein MNESIFEPFEAYLEGADYPKGKKKIMQAAVDLISTKGYNGTSTLQIAEHAGLSQATLFKYFQTKDELLTAILHPILPSLLGNFLDQLLNFQTTEEKIHYFVYDRMNYLKTNQALLKIVLQEMFSNEKIKQEQEHIWSFIQGRIGDLLQELKADPRINPDLTISQFLRILIGPLLAYFGQLYILRTNGQVTDEDLSLVEKQILGGLWK
- a CDS encoding DEAD/DEAH box helicase family protein; the protein is MLQELAFTGQWRHYQKRVLDKSHAFMADGHLHLVAAPGSGKTTLGIEFIRRFGQPTLILAPTVTIRQQWVDRIIQAFLSDESQAEQLISQDLKHPKLITVATYQALHSAMNQVVGQSQAEDTDDQAEIETFDFKGFDIFTTFKAISLGTLCLDECHHLRNEWWKSLEAFRQAFPDLKMISLTATPPYEGDPALWDRYIRMCGEIDEEITVPELVKEDTLCPHQDYVYFAFPTKEEQEQLDAFSQQKNALLQQLTSDPLFCQYLQNCQALSGQISDDELLNDPKYLSATLIFLRSKGIDFPKRFQDLLGAKKLPAFTLDWLEILLQGLLFQVPHWYNLPEEYEKQLLHELKAASLIDRKQVKLVRNKKQDLLLNQSLGKLNAVREIFKAEYQALGSRLRQLVLTDYIRQDFEVHLGDKDAQFTQLGVLSYFESIRRESLELTTPPAIAVLTGSIVIIPTVAKPRLEELLGGNRLTYQNVGQLSPDDFLKVRLVGSQHDLVTAVTQLFQEGLIQVVIGTKSLLGEGWDAPCVNSLILASFVGSFMLSNQMRGRAIRVWPEDPDKTSNIWHLVSINLSLKKWYEKSDLEKEEIEAITDQLKEYSPDLELLERRMKQFLGLHYKGPFIESGIERLAFDNIRYTKKQLQKLNEETLERSTHRQELRDGWQKALPILENMEIANEVQVDKHFLPLALFFDARKLARWLTAAALTDSVANLFYYSHRGGGNKASLILLFVLAVLALLAWLRYYLYKSPYKRLEVFGQAIHQALLLSGQIQTQETRIQVVRDRKDAINTLIYLKGGTMREKELFSQTMIEFFAPIENQRYILKAQEKVSDQTEYFAVPSLFDKRKEDAQAFVEQIRKSLGKYDLVYTRSAEGRAILLDARIKALANKQERTFTKKQVMSNLK
- a CDS encoding VWA domain-containing protein; translated protein: MKKYTISRKQTLTLASVVLGTVFTGTTIASADDVAPSTTQAAPAATTATKSPITAATEEINAKANTPVVPADKAKTGDIIAVDVKKTGPSAKTDGADTTTTSTATIKTTSLADPNTPVGTSKPVSSTKTATSTKETADYTETTTETVNKTTVVEVTKEADVVNKKEVQATSDIVFVIDKSTSMDSHIRDTMKNVETFVRNLSAKNIQARLGLVEYERASEVKYHDFNGSKFTSDPESFISALKTIKTKGYYENATVPLHHIATSGDYNWGAGANNHRFAFLITDEDIDLTKDTPTKEATLKALQDAGISLTVVGETAEKKDFDPLVNGTNGLYLDIDKNFADLLNVQFANKVVETVQKGRVFKVQTDKYELISKTHRVAKVKPQTPSIQTPATPTPTPQKQAVVTPAKPTVFTPAKNEPAKTAVYIAPAALPQKEASLPNTGSKTSIALTTLGLGLLSMSAAFGLSRKTKKD
- a CDS encoding LysR family transcriptional regulator, producing MNLKDFYYFLDLSQQQSFTGVAQKHGISQPSVSYAIKRLEKEFHCPLIAHDPSHRTFKLTPQGEILLRHIQKVLPEIQGAKKEILRSLSQFNTVGFPPIIIDYLVRKQPAFISNVAALQSIHPVQEGSVELLEMLSKGELDASFLGSLEPIKDHRFQVREMAKRDLFYILHHNHPLASKKVLQFSDVIDEDFIIPDEHFVHLKAFEQLNERYHHEATPFFQTDDIQLLKQLLRKQVGISLLADLALTDGEEELIAIPMAESERISFYVSLVEPKESNLKPEVIQFFEKLLN
- a CDS encoding helix-turn-helix domain-containing protein gives rise to the protein MKTKHYLQRYIAQKVKYLRKKQNMSQEELSERADLGLKYINQLENQNVNLTIHSLEKVISALELTPEEFFNFNSLESSSDPNDNLSLKRVNMKIKQLPVGKREKILTIFEDLLDSL
- a CDS encoding malolactic enzyme codes for the protein MTAHDILNNPFLNKGTAFTLEERQQLGLIGLLPPYVQTIEEQAAQTYAQMQTKVNDLEKRLFLMEIFNTNRTLFYYLFAQHLEEFNPIVYDPTIADTIEGYSDLFVDPQYAAYLDINHPENIEATLKNAAGDREIRLIVVTDAEGILGIGDWGTNGVDISVGKLMVYTGAAGIDPSTVLPLVIDAGTNREELRNNPNYLGNRHERVRGDRYYDFIDQFVQTAERLFPKLYLHWEDFGRLNAANILEKYRKQIPTFNDDIQGTGIVTLGGIFGALDITGEKLTDQVYLCYGGGTAGAGIASRVLREMVSEGLPEEEAYKRFFMVDKQGLLFDDMDDLTPQQKPFAKKRSDFANADQLTDLLEVVKTVKPTILVGTSTQPNTFTKEIVEAMCENTERPIIFPLSNPTKLAEASAKDLIEWSDGKAFVATGIPAGTVSYKGVDYVIGQANNALIYPGLGLGMLASEASLLTDEMIGAAAHSLSGIVNPGEPGAPVLPPFKYVADVSIKVAEAVAKKAQEQGLARAQETDMAKAVRDLKWYPEYK